A DNA window from Impatiens glandulifera chromosome 7, dImpGla2.1, whole genome shotgun sequence contains the following coding sequences:
- the LOC124946011 gene encoding cytosolic sulfotransferase 15-like, giving the protein MEIVEERGSIEHLLESLPREKDWVSNGNGFILYDGFWMPPKFLPRVLSFQHHYKAEPSDIFLITLPKCGTTWLKALVFSIVNRHRFSLSDSPLLRQNPHAVVRSFESDLDLQDPKSYLEGLPRPRIISTHLPYHALPPSVRTSGCKIVSIVRDPRDQFVSSWKFTDKVCHDYTTIRPIEECFDLFCRGVHNSGPFWDYFLGSWNASLERPDEVFVTRYEEMKVSPVSETKKLATFLGLPFTEEEDRERVAEEIVKLCSFDNLKGLEVNKQGRRPVGVPHEAFFRKGEVGNWTDYLTSSMADRLQKIMDDKFANSDLLTFYHPTNSNNEDCA; this is encoded by the coding sequence ATGGAAATAGTAGAAGAGAGAGGTTCAATTGAACATCTTCTTGAAAGCCTTCcaagagagaaagattgggtGAGTAATGGTAATGGTTTCATTCTATACGATGGTTTTTGGATGCCTCCTAAGTTTCTCCCTCGAGTGTTGTCTTTCCAGCATCACTACAAAGCCGAGCCAAGTGATATCTTTTTAATAACACTCCCCAAATGTGGCACAACCTGGCTCAAGGCCCTTGTCTTCTCCATTGTGAACCGCCACCGTTTCTCTTTGTCCGATAGCCCTTTGCTCCGACAAAACCCCCATGCCGTCGTAAGGTCCTTTGAGTCCGACCTCGACTTGCAAGACCCAAAATCCTATCTTGAAGGTCTCCCTCGTCCCCGGATCATATCCACCCACCTTCCCTATCACGCCCTACCTCCATCCGTAAGAACCTCTGGCTGTAAGATTGTCAGCATTGTCCGTGACCCACGTGATCAGTTTGTTTCGTCTTGGAAATTCACTGATAAGGTCTGTCACGATTACACTACCATTCGTCCAATTGAGGAGTGCTTTGACTTGTTCTGCCGTGGAGTTCATAACTCAGGACCATTTTGGGACTATTTCCTTGGTTCTTGGAATGCCAGCCTAGAGAGGCCAGACGAGGTGTTTGTCACGAGGTACGAGGAAATGAAAGTGTCTCCGGTTTCTGAGACGAAGAAGCTGGCGACTTTCTTAGGTTTACCATTCACGGAAGAAGAAGATAGAGAAAGGGTGGCGGAGGAGATAGTGAAGTTGTGTAGCTTTGACAATTTGAAGGGCTTAGAGGTTAACAAACAAGGGCGCCGTCCTGTTGGGGTTCCCCATGAGGCTTTCTTTAGGAAAGGAGAAGTGGGCAATTGGACTGATTACTTAACTTCTTCCATGGCCGATCGCTTGCAAAAGATCATGGACGACAAGTTTGCCAACTCCGACTTGTTGACATTTTATCATCCAACAAACAGTAATAATGAGGATTGcgcataa